From the genome of Hymenobacter sp. PAMC 26628, one region includes:
- a CDS encoding CDP-alcohol phosphatidyltransferase family protein: MKKHIPNALTCLNLLCGCLALTFVFTPGLHNLVVGAYFVGLAAVADFLDGLVARALRVSSPIGKDLDSLADMVSFGVVPGAILYMLLNTALASAAPLVGGLQYLPLAAFILTIFSALRLAKFNNDTRQTNSFIGLPTPACTLVVASLPLILAAYSGAPTAIDKLILNPWALLALTVVLSGLLVAELPLFALKFKSFGLVGNRQRYLFLLLAGALTLWLHAAAVPLVVLLYVGLSVVGPRRA, encoded by the coding sequence TTGAAAAAGCACATACCCAACGCCCTCACTTGCCTGAACTTACTGTGCGGCTGCCTGGCGCTGACGTTTGTCTTCACCCCCGGCTTGCACAACCTGGTGGTAGGGGCCTACTTCGTGGGCCTGGCCGCGGTGGCAGATTTTCTCGACGGGCTGGTGGCGCGGGCCTTGCGCGTGTCCTCCCCCATCGGCAAAGACTTGGATTCGCTGGCCGACATGGTATCGTTCGGGGTGGTGCCGGGGGCTATTTTGTATATGCTGCTGAACACGGCGCTAGCCAGCGCCGCCCCGCTGGTGGGCGGACTCCAATACCTGCCGCTGGCCGCGTTTATCCTCACGATTTTTTCGGCACTACGACTGGCCAAGTTCAACAACGACACCCGGCAGACCAATTCCTTTATTGGCCTGCCCACCCCGGCCTGCACGCTCGTGGTGGCTTCGCTGCCACTTATTCTGGCGGCTTATTCCGGGGCCCCCACGGCCATTGATAAATTGATTTTGAACCCCTGGGCGTTGCTGGCCCTCACGGTGGTGTTATCGGGCCTGCTGGTGGCCGAACTGCCGCTGTTCGCGCTGAAATTCAAAAGCTTTGGCCTGGTGGGCAACCGGCAGCGCTACCTATTTTTGCTACTGGCGGGGGCCCTGACGCTGTGGCTGCACGCGGCCGCCGTGCCGCTGGTGGTGCTGCTCT
- a CDS encoding NAD(P)/FAD-dependent oxidoreductase, whose translation MTDCDFLVVGHGLAGATLADELQRRGHRVLVYDAGRPDSASRVAAGLVNPVAGRRFALAWRADELIPYATAYYRALEARLGQAFYTAAPIFKVFGSEEEQAALVARSAKQPWGDYVVEILTHDPGLPGVLAPHGGAWLRHGGYLAVAELLAALAAAGEAAGWLRRETFDWARLVSAPAGAAPAFTYNDAVRARHVVCCEGAEAVNNSYFNWLPITPNQGEVLDVECAGLGAEQVLNRGAYVVPLGAGRFRVGATYRWPPFAEGPTADGRAELETRLGALTSAPFAVVGQRAGVRPAVRDRKPLLGPHPAVPGLSFCGGYGSKGVVLAPRLAALMADWLMGQADLWPEVSLARYGALWPAPVAAAEI comes from the coding sequence ATGACGGACTGCGACTTTTTGGTGGTGGGCCACGGCCTGGCGGGCGCCACGCTGGCCGACGAGCTGCAACGCCGCGGCCACCGCGTGCTGGTGTACGACGCCGGCCGGCCCGATTCGGCCTCGCGCGTGGCCGCTGGCCTCGTCAACCCCGTGGCCGGCCGGCGCTTTGCCCTGGCCTGGCGCGCCGACGAGCTGATTCCCTACGCCACCGCCTACTATAGGGCCCTGGAGGCCCGGCTGGGGCAGGCCTTCTACACGGCCGCGCCCATCTTCAAAGTATTCGGCTCGGAAGAAGAGCAAGCGGCCCTGGTGGCCCGCAGCGCCAAGCAGCCGTGGGGCGACTACGTGGTCGAAATTCTCACCCACGACCCCGGCCTGCCTGGCGTGCTGGCCCCCCACGGCGGGGCCTGGCTGCGCCACGGCGGCTACCTGGCCGTGGCTGAGCTACTGGCGGCCCTGGCCGCCGCGGGCGAAGCCGCCGGCTGGCTGCGGCGCGAAACTTTTGACTGGGCCCGGCTCGTTAGCGCCCCGGCCGGCGCCGCGCCGGCTTTTACTTACAACGATGCCGTGCGGGCGCGCCACGTGGTGTGCTGCGAAGGCGCCGAGGCCGTTAACAACTCGTACTTTAACTGGTTACCCATCACCCCCAACCAGGGCGAGGTGCTGGACGTGGAATGCGCCGGCCTGGGGGCCGAACAGGTGCTCAACCGGGGCGCCTACGTGGTGCCGCTCGGGGCGGGGCGCTTCCGCGTGGGGGCTACCTACCGCTGGCCGCCGTTTGCCGAGGGCCCCACGGCCGACGGCCGCGCCGAGTTGGAAACCCGCCTGGGGGCCCTCACCAGCGCACCGTTTGCGGTGGTGGGGCAGCGGGCGGGGGTGCGGCCCGCCGTGCGCGACCGCAAGCCGCTGCTGGGGCCCCACCCCGCGGTGCCGGGCCTCAGCTTCTGCGGAGGCTACGGCTCGAAGGGCGTGGTGCTGGCCCCGCGCTTGGCGGCGCTGATGGCCGACTGGCTCATGGGCCAGGCCGACCTTTGGCCCGAAGTGAGCTTGGCCCGCTATGGGGCCCTGTGGCCGGCCCCAGTGGCGGCCGCGGAAATTTAG
- a CDS encoding heme exporter protein CcmB, translating to MLREISTLLAKDFRLEWRQRAALGGLLLYVGSTVFVCFLSFSLRGGQPPAPAWNALFWVILLFAAINAVAKGFMQESPGQRLYYYTLVGPQAIILAKMLYNALLLLGVGLLALFLYTIFLGNPIQDLALFVANLVLGALGFATTLTLVSGIAAKAGGNGATLMAVLGFPVMIPMLLLLIKVSKNALDGLDRGVSQQSIITLLALNVIVAAVSYLLFPFLWRG from the coding sequence CTGCTCCGCGAAATTTCTACCCTGCTCGCCAAAGACTTCCGCCTGGAGTGGCGGCAGCGGGCGGCGCTGGGCGGGCTGCTGCTGTACGTGGGCAGCACGGTGTTCGTGTGCTTTCTGAGCTTCAGCCTGCGCGGCGGCCAGCCCCCAGCCCCGGCCTGGAATGCTCTATTCTGGGTGATTCTGCTGTTTGCCGCCATCAACGCCGTGGCCAAGGGCTTCATGCAGGAGAGCCCCGGCCAGCGCCTGTACTACTACACGCTGGTAGGGCCCCAGGCCATCATTCTGGCCAAAATGCTTTACAACGCGCTGCTGCTGCTGGGCGTGGGGCTGCTGGCTTTGTTCCTTTACACCATCTTTTTGGGCAACCCGATTCAGGACCTGGCCTTGTTTGTGGCTAACCTAGTGCTGGGGGCCCTGGGGTTTGCCACCACGCTCACGCTGGTGTCGGGCATTGCGGCCAAGGCGGGCGGCAACGGCGCCACTTTAATGGCGGTGCTGGGTTTTCCGGTAATGATTCCGATGCTTTTGCTGTTGATTAAAGTCAGCAAGAACGCGCTCGACGGCCTCGACCGCGGCGTGAGCCAGCAGTCCATTATCACGCTGCTGGCCCTGAACGTGATTGTGGCGGCGGTGTCGTACTTATTATTTCCGTTTTTGTGGCGTGGCTGA
- a CDS encoding MBL fold metallo-hydrolase, giving the protein MLLKTFTFNGFSENTYVLTDEATRACVVVDPGCYTVSEQAELKQYIDDNHLAVAAVLLTHAHIDHVLGCAFVLRTWPGTPLLVHDLDRPTLAAVASYAGPYGFGAYQAAEPTGALAAGEPVRFGETELEVRFTPGHAPGHVVFYHAPSGQVVGGDVLFQRSIGRTDLPGGDLKTLLRSIDAELLTLPDETVVYPGHGPSTTIGAERQGNPYLV; this is encoded by the coding sequence ATGCTCCTCAAAACTTTCACCTTCAACGGCTTTTCCGAAAACACCTACGTCCTCACCGACGAGGCCACCCGCGCCTGTGTCGTCGTGGACCCCGGCTGCTACACCGTTTCCGAGCAGGCCGAGCTGAAGCAGTACATCGACGACAACCACTTGGCCGTGGCCGCTGTGCTGCTCACCCACGCCCACATCGACCACGTGCTGGGCTGCGCCTTCGTGCTACGCACGTGGCCCGGCACGCCCCTGCTCGTGCACGACCTCGACCGGCCCACGCTGGCGGCTGTGGCCAGCTACGCGGGGCCCTACGGCTTCGGGGCCTACCAGGCCGCCGAGCCTACCGGGGCCCTGGCGGCCGGCGAGCCTGTACGTTTCGGCGAAACGGAGCTGGAAGTGCGCTTTACGCCGGGCCACGCGCCGGGCCACGTGGTGTTCTACCACGCGCCCAGCGGCCAGGTAGTGGGCGGCGACGTGCTGTTTCAGCGCAGCATCGGCCGCACCGACCTGCCCGGCGGCGACCTCAAAACCCTGCTGCGCAGCATTGATGCCGAGCTGCTCACGCTGCCCGACGAAACGGTGGTGTACCCCGGCCACGGCCCCAGCACCACCATCGGGGCCGAGCGGCAGGGCAACCCGTACCTGGTGTAA
- a CDS encoding PD40 domain-containing protein produces the protein MTNITLVGKAVRGVCALVFLVAAGAPARAQTAQEQFGRVRIQYHDFHWQQYTTQNFTVMYYDGNEPAARRAVDYAEKELQRVTALIGYYPYAKTTIMLYNSVGDLRQSNVGLDPNPETVAGGDAPLARMSKVQIAFTGLQTDYKREISFQLTQVLLNDMMYGGSLREVLQSSYLLQLPDWFISGAAAYAAEGWSVDMDGYMRDMTRLYPSGNRSAPFFIRDARLSGHSVWNYIAERYGYTSIQNILNLTRITRDAEVGISSSLNVPYKIFMRDWLAYYRALNAQPATAALALPDAKFQVGGRNRRATIYSQPVFSPNGQQLAYAVNELGRYRVVVARRDGSHRNTVGRGGYKTPDQQVENRLPVLAWRGNTQVAVAEMAQGTMTLHLRDATGNNTLDRLRSIVTFRRPASLFNTYDQVLSMNYSADGKSLAFSAVRGGQNDLYVLRAGSRQAEQLTNDLFDDAQPVFMPDGKSIAFSSNRYLDSLGPSRPATFANVVNNYDLFLYHLDGRTLPVEVLASTISNETRPRALSDDQLLYLGEESGVRSLYRYTLSTKQRDRLTSFLPNISDFDYSPTTTALAMVAPAQARDVLYTYPKFELPGALPAAKTARQQTLEDRSAAPVAAAAKAAARASAATDTAGAPGTRRTRRKANATVNTNDYVFEEDEPVRPVARAAARRPVNKVLPEVPQVTGPYRYDTRFMADNITTSLKWDPLLGIGLQFRAHLNDLLENQRIDAGLFGLFDLRTSNINASYTNLTHRVDWTIAYQKQAYFFDLQDGSRFRYGRHEAAVTFAYPLTHNLSLRAGPRYENLNRTLSNSFSNALDNNQNYVGYKAELVFDNSIATGVNMLRGTRMKVALQQLQGINNAALNFGKLTVDLRHYQKVHRSIIWANRASYGQFFGPNPQFFRLGGMDNWFFPNYKDDRVLFQPNVPVPDPSQIFNQQFVTNLRGFDYSTRTGSRYLLFNSELRVPIVQYLSRRPIYSAFLRNLQFTGFVDAGTAYSGGNPLSVDNSNNTVPFGGNGNPFSGTVTNFSNPLLVGYGVGVRTTLFGFYGKGDVAWGRENYTTNPPKFYFTLGYDF, from the coding sequence ATGACAAACATTACTTTGGTTGGGAAAGCGGTGCGGGGCGTGTGCGCACTGGTGTTTTTGGTGGCCGCGGGGGCCCCGGCGCGGGCCCAAACGGCGCAGGAGCAGTTCGGGCGGGTGCGCATCCAGTACCACGACTTCCACTGGCAGCAGTACACCACCCAGAACTTCACGGTGATGTACTACGACGGCAACGAGCCCGCCGCCCGCCGTGCCGTGGACTATGCCGAGAAGGAGCTGCAGCGCGTCACGGCCCTCATCGGGTACTACCCGTACGCCAAAACCACCATCATGCTCTACAACTCGGTGGGCGACCTCCGGCAGAGCAACGTGGGCCTCGACCCGAACCCCGAAACCGTGGCCGGCGGCGATGCGCCCCTGGCCCGCATGAGCAAGGTGCAAATCGCCTTCACCGGCCTGCAAACCGACTACAAGCGCGAAATCAGCTTCCAGCTCACGCAGGTGCTGCTGAACGACATGATGTACGGCGGCTCGCTGCGCGAAGTGCTGCAAAGCAGCTACTTGCTGCAACTGCCCGACTGGTTCATCAGCGGGGCCGCGGCCTACGCCGCCGAGGGTTGGAGCGTGGACATGGACGGCTACATGCGCGACATGACGCGGCTGTACCCCAGCGGCAACCGCTCGGCGCCGTTCTTCATCCGCGACGCGCGCCTGTCGGGCCACAGCGTGTGGAACTACATCGCCGAGCGCTACGGCTACACCAGCATCCAGAACATCCTGAACCTGACGCGCATCACGCGCGACGCGGAAGTGGGCATCAGCTCGTCGCTGAACGTGCCGTATAAAATATTCATGCGCGATTGGCTGGCTTACTACCGGGCCCTGAACGCGCAGCCGGCCACCGCCGCGCTGGCCCTGCCCGACGCCAAGTTCCAGGTGGGCGGGCGCAACCGCCGGGCCACCATTTATTCGCAGCCTGTGTTCAGTCCCAACGGCCAGCAGCTGGCCTACGCCGTGAACGAGCTGGGCCGCTACCGCGTGGTGGTGGCCCGCCGCGACGGCAGCCACCGCAACACCGTGGGCCGCGGCGGCTACAAAACCCCCGACCAGCAAGTAGAAAACCGCCTGCCGGTGCTGGCCTGGCGCGGCAACACCCAAGTGGCCGTGGCCGAAATGGCCCAGGGCACCATGACGCTGCACCTGCGCGACGCGACCGGCAACAACACGCTTGACCGCTTGCGCTCCATCGTGACGTTCCGGCGGCCGGCTTCGCTGTTCAATACCTACGACCAGGTGCTGAGTATGAACTACTCGGCCGATGGCAAATCCTTGGCGTTTAGTGCCGTGCGGGGCGGGCAGAACGATTTGTACGTGCTGCGGGCCGGCAGCCGCCAAGCCGAGCAGCTCACCAATGACTTGTTCGACGACGCGCAGCCAGTATTCATGCCCGACGGCAAGAGCATCGCTTTTAGCTCGAACCGCTACCTCGATTCGCTGGGCCCGTCGCGGCCGGCCACGTTCGCCAACGTGGTGAACAACTACGACTTGTTTCTCTACCACCTCGACGGGCGCACCCTGCCCGTGGAGGTGCTGGCCAGCACCATCTCCAACGAAACCCGCCCCCGGGCCCTGTCCGACGACCAACTCCTGTACCTGGGCGAGGAGAGCGGCGTGCGCAGCCTCTACCGCTACACGCTCTCGACCAAGCAGCGCGACCGCCTGACGAGCTTCCTGCCCAACATCAGCGACTTCGACTACAGCCCCACCACTACGGCCCTGGCCATGGTGGCCCCCGCGCAGGCCCGCGACGTGCTCTACACCTATCCCAAGTTTGAGCTGCCCGGGGCCCTGCCCGCTGCCAAAACCGCCCGCCAGCAAACCTTGGAAGACCGCTCGGCGGCCCCTGTGGCGGCCGCGGCCAAAGCCGCGGCGCGGGCCAGCGCGGCCACCGATACCGCTGGGGCCCCCGGCACGCGCCGCACCCGCCGCAAGGCCAACGCAACGGTGAACACCAACGACTACGTGTTTGAGGAAGACGAGCCGGTGCGGCCCGTGGCGCGCGCGGCCGCCCGCCGTCCCGTGAATAAGGTGCTGCCCGAGGTGCCCCAGGTGACGGGGCCCTACCGCTACGACACGCGGTTTATGGCCGACAACATCACCACCTCGCTCAAGTGGGACCCACTGCTGGGCATCGGCTTGCAATTCCGGGCCCACCTGAACGACTTGCTGGAAAACCAGCGCATCGACGCCGGCTTGTTCGGGCTATTTGACCTGCGTACCAGTAACATCAACGCCTCTTATACTAACCTCACGCACCGCGTCGACTGGACGATTGCTTACCAGAAACAGGCGTATTTCTTTGACCTGCAAGACGGTAGCCGCTTTCGCTACGGCCGACACGAGGCGGCCGTGACGTTTGCCTACCCGCTCACCCACAACCTGAGCCTGCGGGCCGGCCCGCGCTACGAGAACCTCAACCGCACCCTTTCCAATAGCTTTTCCAACGCCCTGGACAACAACCAGAACTATGTGGGCTATAAGGCCGAACTGGTGTTTGACAACTCCATTGCCACTGGGGTAAACATGTTGCGCGGCACCCGCATGAAGGTGGCCTTGCAGCAGCTGCAGGGCATCAACAACGCGGCCCTCAACTTCGGCAAGCTCACCGTGGACCTGCGCCACTACCAGAAGGTGCACCGCTCCATCATCTGGGCGAACCGGGCCAGCTATGGGCAATTCTTTGGGCCCAACCCCCAGTTTTTTCGCCTGGGCGGTATGGACAACTGGTTTTTTCCCAATTATAAGGACGACCGGGTGCTGTTCCAGCCCAACGTGCCGGTGCCCGACCCCAGCCAAATCTTCAACCAGCAGTTCGTGACCAACCTGCGGGGCTTCGATTACAGCACCCGCACGGGCTCGCGCTACTTGTTGTTCAACAGTGAGCTGCGGGTACCCATTGTGCAGTATCTATCGCGGCGCCCCATCTACTCGGCCTTCCTGCGCAACCTCCAGTTCACGGGCTTTGTGGACGCGGGCACGGCTTACTCGGGTGGCAACCCGCTCAGCGTCGACAACTCGAACAACACCGTACCCTTCGGTGGCAACGGCAACCCATTCTCGGGCACCGTCACCAACTTCAGCAACCCGCTGTTGGTGGGTTACGGGGTGGGGGTGCGCACCACGCTCTTCGGTTTCTACGGCAAGGGCGACGTGGCCTGGGGCCGCGAAAACTACACCACCAACCCGCCCAAGTTTTACTTCACGCTGGGCTACGATTTTTAG